In Pontiella agarivorans, the genomic window AATCATGTGGTCTGCGGTGTGATACCGGATCCCATGCCACCAGGACCAGCCGCGATCCGTGCACGCCGGATAATCATCATTCCAGGGCCAATCGACAAACATCGGACGCTGAAATCCCCGTTCATAGCTGTAGGTTCCAATATATTCCCCAAACTGGGCAAATTTGTTGTGAACAACGACCTCTTTGCCTTCATCAATTCCCATGTTGTAGTAGTGGGAAATAATTTCATAGGGAGTTTCATTCTGTGCACTGCCGTCAAACCAGATGCTGTCGGGTTTGTACTTATCGAGAAACTCCAGCGTAATATCCAGGCGGCGCTGTGTGAAGGTGTCGTCGCCGATCATCCAGAAATATTTATCCCGGTTTTCCTGCAGCATCACATCGGCATTTTCTTTGCGCTTTCGAGAGCCATCGACGTAGCGCTTCCAATGTTTTTTTGTGCGCGAATGATGGAACGTAGCCACACTCTTCATTCCGCGTTTCTCCACTTCCGGCAACAGCTCAGCCACGAGGTCTCGTTCTGGCCCCAGCTTTCCGGCGCAGTAATCGGTATACGCACTGTCCCACATCAGATAGCCGTCATGGTGCACCACGCAAAGTCCTGCATATTTCGCGCCGGCCTCCTGCATGAGATCCGCCCATTCCGACGCGTCAAATTTGTCGGCCTTGAAGTTCCGGCAGAGATCGAGATAGCCATGTCCCTCTTCCACCGGGCCATAGCGTTTTTCGAGCGCCAATCGAAATGGATTATCCTTCGACTTATAGAATTGGGAATAACCGACCAGATAGGTCCCGCCGTTCTGCGGATATTCCTTGATCTCTTCCCACGTGCCGATTTCAGAATACGGTCCCCAATGAACATAGATCCCGAACTTGGCATCCTGCAGCCATTCAGGAACTTCATGCTGTCTGATCGACTCCAACGTCGGCTCATAGTTGCCCGCGGCATTCGCCGTTCCGGCGCAAAGTGTCAGTGCCGCAAACGGCACCATAATCATTCCCTTTTTCATTTCTGTTCTCCATTCCTGTTAATCATCAAAACCCATCATCTGTTGTTTTTATGCAACACCCGTTCAAGCTCGCCCTCAATCGGAATTCTGAAAACCCGCGCCGCCTTGTTCGGCCGCTTTTCAGGGAGTTGAATCTCCACACACCTATTCAACCGGTCCATGTCCCTGCAATTCGATCGAATGAATCCGGTTGACGGAAACCACTCTTATTTTTTTGAAAGCGAGTTAATGCGCATGATGCTGTCGCCGGTCACATATCTCTCGGCTATCGAACACCGTTTTCGGAAATCATTTTTTTCATATATGCATCCGTCACGATATCCGGATCGTCAAAAGGAAAACCCTTCCGTTCAATGGTCGCCTTATCATCAATAACAATCCACTCTACCGGCGCAACCTTGACCGCACCCGATGACGCACCGGTGGAAAACTTATTTCTTCCGTAACCCGGCATGACACCAACCTTTTTCTGCAGGCTTTCCGGGAGAAACTGCACGTTATTCATCTTCCGTTCAAACGTGCGGAACTGACTGCCGTGATCATCGTAGTGAGCAGTAATCTTTCCTTTGATCAAAACGTTTTCGAATTTCCCATCCCCTTTTCCGCTGCTGGCCAGAACCGCCCATTGACAGCCATACGACGTTATATCCTTGATCACCGCTTTTCCGTTAACCGTACTTTTGGGGGCAATCAGAACGGCGGACCGACCGTGCCGTCCGATAATATTTTCGGCCTGCAGATTCTGAATACCAATGGGTGCCGTCGCGGAACCCTGCTCGAGCCGAAGAGTAAATCCCCCCTGCCCATCCAGATTACGGGCAATAATATTCACCCCTCCCTGCATCTGCAGCAGCCCCCAGCCGGGACCCGCTCCCGTCATGGAGATATTTTCAATCGTTCCATCCCGGGCCGTGTTCTGCGTCATGATTGTTGAAAAGCGGGTATCCTTTTCCTCGATAAAAAGATTGGCAATCCGGAAGTTGGTTACCTCCTTCGCGCCCACAGCACGAAAGGAATGCTGATCCGGATGATTCGGATCTCCATCCACGGCAATCACCGCTTTTTCTGAAGGAGATGCCCCGGCAATACTCACATTCTCTCCCGTCAGACTGAACACGTTGGCCCCCCGCACCGACATATCTTTCCTGATCCGAACCCCGGGCTCCATACGGATATGCACATTGGACGGAACCACAATCCCGCCCATAAGGTATTCTTCATCACTCGACCTTATCCGGATAATCCCTTTTTTTCCGGGCAGGGAATCAATGGTCTCCTGGAACCGCTGAGAATCGCTTCCGGGTTGGTTTACAAACGTGATGGTCTTGAGTTCATCAAAACCATCCGGCTCAACATATCCCGCCAAAACCGGCGTGGTAATCGAAATCGCAGCAACCGCAAGAACCGTTTTCCAGACAACGGGTATTCCATATTTATTATTCATATCCAAACTCCCTCAGGGCTCACTGCTTCTGTTATTCAGTCCAAAGTATCTTTCTTTTCAGCCATCCTGTTCCCGGCATCGGAAAACAGCACATCCTCCCGCCGGATGACCGGGGGATGCCCGACAAACCCCTCATAGGTGACTTTCTCCACCTTGATCGTGTCACCATAAAGCAGAACGCCCGTCACCGAAGGACCGCGACAGACCTGCCCCCAGCTTTCCGTTTTCTTCCGGATATAATTACGGGTGGCTTCCGGCAGATAGCGGATATCCTTCGTCTTAAGTTGCGCGTGGGTTCCAAAAACCGCATGAATGTTTTTCACACAGGTTCCCGGTGCAAATTTCCCGGGCTTCAGACCGGATGTACGTTGTTTTTTCGACACAAAGCCATCGCTGCCTTTCATCGCAAAAGCGCAGCCTTCTGCCCGGATACCGTCAGCCACCACCACGCCATTATTCATGGAATGGGGACCCAGCAGCAGCGCGGCATACCCATCCTTGCACTGGATGTCTTTAGCCGTGATATCCCACAGGCCGCCATACTGCTTGTCGTTCATTTCTTTTTCCCCGGTTGCAAGGCGAAGCGTAACCCCCCCCTCTCCCGAAAGATTTTCAAAATAAACTGACCGGCCCGCCTGCGCCTGAATCAGGCCATAGCCATATTGTGCTCCCGTCACGCTCCCGTTATGAATTGCGCCATTTTCCGGCATGGCATAGAGCGCAGGCCGCTCAAGATATGGATTCAGGCTGATGCTACTGAAAACCGACAGATTGTCTTTGATATGAAAATTCTCGATCAGAAAATTTTCCACATTGCAGATCACAAGGAACTTCGCCCGCACCCCGCCGCCCGGCATCTCCACAGTAAATTTTCCATCCGCACCGCGAATACTCGTGTTTGCAATCCGCCCCGCGCCCATCCCCATGGTGAAGATAACCGCGCCCTTACGCGATTTATTCAGAACGGGATAAAGAACGGCATCTTTGCTGATAAACAGATGTACATTCGACTCCAGCTTAACCCCGGCCAATCGGTATTTCCCCGCCGGGATATCAATACGTCCGCCACCCTGCCCGGCCAGATCGTCAATCGCCTGCTGAAGTTCGGCACTGTCATCTGCAGTTCCGCGGCCATCGACACCATAGTCCGTCCGCAGGTTTACGGATAAACCATCGGGAAGAAGCGTTTCCGTATAAGCCGCATACACCCTTTCGGTTTGTCCCCAGAAGAACAATCCCGCAACCAGAGCGTAAAGCCATGTTTTCATATGTGCTCCATGTTAAACCATCGATAGATGGCTAACATTGGAACACGAACCACGATTCAAATCAAAACACAGGGGTTGTAGTCCTTACCCCGCTCATACTACGAGATATTGTAGCAAATCAGCTATACGGACATATACTCCCGCAGCCCCCGCTTCATTCGGAACACGCTGTTGACATGGGAGCAATTTAAATCTGAAACAGGGCAATCCCTATTGGAAACCGGAATACTGCTCAACGTCCATTTCCTTTTCCCACGCCTTGAGCTTTTCAACC contains:
- a CDS encoding alpha-L-fucosidase, translated to MKKGMIMVPFAALTLCAGTANAAGNYEPTLESIRQHEVPEWLQDAKFGIYVHWGPYSEIGTWEEIKEYPQNGGTYLVGYSQFYKSKDNPFRLALEKRYGPVEEGHGYLDLCRNFKADKFDASEWADLMQEAGAKYAGLCVVHHDGYLMWDSAYTDYCAGKLGPERDLVAELLPEVEKRGMKSVATFHHSRTKKHWKRYVDGSRKRKENADVMLQENRDKYFWMIGDDTFTQRRLDITLEFLDKYKPDSIWFDGSAQNETPYEIISHYYNMGIDEGKEVVVHNKFAQFGEYIGTYSYERGFQRPMFVDWPWNDDYPACTDRGWSWWHGIRYHTADHMIRRLCHAVANNGGLLLSLCPRPDGSFDPEQVAQLKGIGKWLRQNGEAIYGTRPWAKVQGEGHMSEEDNIILWDGPDTKRYLRINADLYDDSDIRFTTKGKSTLYAIQLKVPYYGRTRITSLRNEMQVGSENKIKSVELLGYGPVEYERGDDWLLIYHPVPLPNDVALAFKIEVEGELERVLYPGVPE
- a CDS encoding glycosyl hydrolase family 28-related protein, with amino-acid sequence MKTWLYALVAGLFFWGQTERVYAAYTETLLPDGLSVNLRTDYGVDGRGTADDSAELQQAIDDLAGQGGGRIDIPAGKYRLAGVKLESNVHLFISKDAVLYPVLNKSRKGAVIFTMGMGAGRIANTSIRGADGKFTVEMPGGGVRAKFLVICNVENFLIENFHIKDNLSVFSSISLNPYLERPALYAMPENGAIHNGSVTGAQYGYGLIQAQAGRSVYFENLSGEGGVTLRLATGEKEMNDKQYGGLWDITAKDIQCKDGYAALLLGPHSMNNGVVVADGIRAEGCAFAMKGSDGFVSKKQRTSGLKPGKFAPGTCVKNIHAVFGTHAQLKTKDIRYLPEATRNYIRKKTESWGQVCRGPSVTGVLLYGDTIKVEKVTYEGFVGHPPVIRREDVLFSDAGNRMAEKKDTLD